One Tenebrio molitor chromosome 2, icTenMoli1.1, whole genome shotgun sequence genomic region harbors:
- the LOC138122808 gene encoding receptor-type tyrosine-protein phosphatase mu-like isoform X4, whose translation MQFEISNRYVFFLILVINVLYSNCQSSFFMVHNLKKNEYYCITNSTYALSWLADEKGTQESETESQFIPHAPLFRLGIEGDDSKWTYVYRNNQRILDRRWETIRTYKTVEKKNDTLQFITVASKLKQNFQISLSIRISKQAHILLCDGEIIEESNCYWFLLMAFGGTKTELRKCARGTIPVLSNVTVSKSCETPIQTIMHNNSDSQYLTNKEWRHFELSKKDNRFSFKRLNNKDAIIQYDDGQNVYSVTHMMIHSKDTVTGLWKIHKVPYFYTNYSTNQQTTVERNPKNGVVCLSLFVKMCSNCKITLTLSEANNESNILKEETYSSQETWKEIKLFVDNVQTNSTLFISTIANNQRDVFWNIEPHIRECNNTEHRMIKSRRKLKCQLISNKDDDVISLDDDAKPTENNCADDAVTRHCIPCPLFLNQTCGQLKVCEKDGTELKCSCSAGWKYPTCGSKCDSGSYGMNCKKRCGHCSRHSCDFDNGKCEPCSDNYVGAKCDMPPGQVFSEPPVVSDIKYSEAKVKVENFELLNKKHTDSPDSYYVEYRKAEGNSEWMASDQRNPFNKSAIIKLQYLEPNTKYIVRGIIITINDKIFIDEQLPHAAFTTKCYEIKDEDFFSNSYNTSIKVTFKSKTLTQFCNFTISLIRTSHAKESSHPKPIRYNIQQQNTIIPLRLENDSFCFKDLIPDTNYKIIVQKNKTKLDRAIRTTEGVPGAIGSLTITDIRDSSVRVKWKSPENFNGQFEKYVVTYQLVSHKSCKTSNGKTFPIKQLSTKETNVTVSDLVPYAAYSFSVSAWNGKVGGPPVTVIQNTFASETISDGEIPELKWKVEARSVKLHYSSMDCSIMRGPLQIRIKKSCSNEWCDNSVEQETECDFENTSCLVHVLPYSDYIFKIKFCRNGTCAKTLRSKPFQTLSEPPYRVRELTIFSKNESSISIRWMPPYPPTGKLDLYKVTYEEVDNNNNKGEMETFKDLPCTLWPEYQCFTLSQLEKIKKYSIKVQAKNEHPNSFGQTAVVVGTPKIEPSKKPNNLTIHWNLQNDLELTWGHPNETSGLITFFNISVLYHNSTKNNLHDSFPVTNYKPFYEYKIEEKRLLKSTPFRIRIEAFNGYNGEELVKNDTSPPALPLFSTEPKISTSNDTITIEISPIKSTNRDDTNKYELFLFLLDENFNNHDNVKSLTRLQENHHVNLSKFKILYQCQLKSPVHFKIGQDNYTINDCNRSSSSSLKQATTYNVTILLTNTIENKSSYKLYSYQVHTLGEPVDVPQDLSLLALLSLLLIIPIAIILFIKRGPLIENYNSLKTSMCQRTCLETSTPDEQTPLKNIAPQNTKLYSKKVKVAELEQYVTESLNNGELERQHALFPRGQTKPWERGALKENKSKNRYTNLMAYDHTRVVLQWINGNKNSDYINANYIDGYNVRKAYIATQGPKISTVHDFWRMIWQENVLHVAMLANIYEGKKKKVEKYWPDQNESLSFGDITVYHMSGQVFADYEQRTFKVCFNNQTRKLQQYHFSSWPDHGVPLYSQSLVPFLQKIQQIPLDSKSPVVVHCSAGVGRTGTILLCDICLRMAAKEDAVDMLRTLQQLRDQRANMVDNIQQYKLAHLVILECLVGKQTGIPCSEIETEVKKLLSGDRISQQMRYLKDTAWQDKTMKSVASNDAFVVVQEKNRFQNIVPEIQGCMFLSRYPIHDDTSTYINAVRVDGFRCPGRFIVTQQPMPNTLGDFWRLVHEKETTVIVSLNPVNPKNKTSCLFWPTEKQPELTPVDYITLKHATTLSLDSYNLTTIRMHINASEEYTVVQIISMKDWPAKKNCPKKIEDFLTFCEESYVISRQSSSVVVTCFDGVLASGVYVAMSFVIEKMKLEQICDVCQAVRTVRHNRNEFVQNEEQFAFLYKAAEAYITGFQFYANFS comes from the exons ATGCAATTCGAAATTAGTAATAGATATGTGTTCTTTTTAATCCTAGTTATTAATGTACTTTATTCGAACTGCCAAAGTAGCTTTTTTATGGTtcacaatttgaaaaaaaatgagtaTTACTGCATTACCAACAGCACTTATGCCTTAAGTTGGTTGGCTGATGAGAAAGGAACACAGGAATCTGAAACGG AATCACAATTTATTCCACATGCACCTTTGTTCCGATTGGGTATTGAAGGTGATGATTCCAAGTGGACTTATGTGTACAGAAATAATCAAAGAATTTTGGATAGACGATGGGAGA CAATACGCACATACAAAACAGTTGAAAAGAAGAATGATACATTACAGTTTATCACTGTGGccagtaaattaaaacaaaatttccaaatttcattATCGATTCGTATTTCAAAACAAGCCCATATACTCCTTTGCGATGGAGAAATAATAGAAGAGTCAAATTGTTATTGGTTCTTACTGATGGCATTTGGAGGAACTAAAACAGAACTACGAAAGTGTGCACGTGGAACCATACCTGTTCTTAGCAATGTAACAGTATCTAAATCTTGCGAAACGCCGATCCAAACAATAATG CATAACAACAGTGACAGTCAGTACCTAACTAATAAGGAATGGCGTCATTTCGAACTTTCGAAAAAGGATAATAGATTCTCTTTCAAACGACTAAATAATAAAGACGCTATAATACAATATGATGATGGTCAAAATGTCTACAGTGTAACTCATATGATGATTCACAGTAAAGATACTGTCACTGGTCTTTGGAAAATTCACAAAG TTCCATATTTTTATACCAACTATAGTACAAATCAACAAACCACAGTAGAAAGAAATCCGAAAAATGGAGTTGTCTGTCTGTCATTGTTCGTAAAAATGTGTTCCAATTGCAAGATAACATTAACACTAAGTGAAGCAAATAATGaaagtaatattttaaaagagGAAACGTACTCATCTCAG GAAACGTGGAAAGAAATTAAGCTGTTTGTGGATAACGTGCAGACCAATTCGACTCTCTTTATTTCTACAATAGCCAATAATCAAAGGGATGTATTTTGGAATATCGAACCACATATTAGGGAATGTAATAATACTG AGCATCGCATGATCAAATCaagacgaaaattaaaatgtcaactTATTTCTAACAAAGACGACGATGTTATTTCATTAGACGATGACGCAAAACCGACCG aaaataactgCGCTGACGACGCTGTCACCAGACATTGCATTCCTTGTCCATTATTTCTAAATCAAACATGTGGTCAGCTCAAAGTTTGCGAAAAAGATGGAACAGAACTCAAATGTTCGTGTTCAGCCGGATGGAAATATCCAACTTGTGGCTCTA AATGTGATTCGGGATCTTATGGCatgaattgtaaaaaaaggTGCGGGCATTGTTCCAGACACTCCTGTGATTTCGACAACGGAAAATGTGAGCCGTGTTCTGATAACTACGTTGGTGCTAAATGTGACATGC CACCGGGCCAAGTCTTCAGTGAACCTCCTGTTGTCAGCGATATCAAATACAGTGAAGCCAAAgtaaaagtagaaaatttcgaattgctcAATAAGAAACACACAGACTCACCAGATAGTTATTACGTAGAGTACAGA AAAGCTGAAGGAAATAGTGAGTGGATGGCTTCTGATCAACGCAATCCTTTTAATAAATCCGCAATTATTAAACTTCAATATTTAGAGCCAAATACGAAATACATCGTGAGGGGCATTATCATCACAATTaatgataaaatttttatcgacGAGCAATTACCCCACGCCGCATTTACAACGAAATGTTACG AGATCAAAGACgaggattttttttcgaattcgTACAACACCAGCATAAAAGTGACGTTCAAGTCCAAG ACTTTGacacaattttgtaattttaccaTCAGTTTAATTCGCACATCGCACGCAAAAGAATCATCTCATCCGAAACCGATAAGATACAACatacaacaacaaaatacaataattCCACTACGATTAGAAAATgatagtttttgttttaaagatTTAATACCTGacacaaattataaaattattgtccaaaaaaataaaacaaaacttgaCAGAGCTATACGGACAACTGAAGGAG TTCCAGGTGCAATAGGATCTCTTACAATAACAGACATACGAGATTCGAGTGTCCGTGTAAAATGGAAATCACCGGAAAATTTCAACGGTCAATTTGAGAAATATGTTGTTACATATCAG CTTGTGTCGCATAAAAGCTGTAAAACTTCAAATGGTAAAACCTTTCCAATAAAGCAACTGAGCACGAAAGAGACGAATGTCACAGTATCTGATTTGGTTCCATATGCAGCATATTCATTTTCGGTCTCAGCTTGGAACGGAAAGGTTGGAGGACCTCCAGTGACCGTAATTCAAAACACATTTGCGTCAG AAACAATATCTGATGGTGAAATTCCTgaattaaaatggaaagtCGAGGCTCGTTCTGTAAAACTGCATTATTCTTCGATGGACTGTAGCATTATGAGAGGTCCTTTACAAATCAGAATCAAAAAGAGCTGTTCCAATGAATGGTGTGACAATTCTGTTGAGCAAGAGACAGAATGCGATTTTGAAAACACATCCTGTTTAGTTCATGTTTTGCCTTATTCGGactatattttcaaaattaaattttgtcgaAACGGCACTTGTGCAAAAACTCTGAGATCAAAACCGTTTCAAACCTTGTCAGAACCTCCATATCGCGTAAGAGAACtaactattttttcaaaaaatgaaagttCCATATCAATTCGATGGATGCCACCGTATCCTCCAACGGGGAAGTTGGACCTTTATAAAGTTACTTATGAAGAagtagataataataataataaaggaGAAATGGAAACTTTCAAAGATTTACCTTGCACACTTTGGCCAGAATATCAATGCTTTACACTAAGtcagttggaaaaaattaagaaatattcTATAAAA GTTCAAGCTAAAAATGAACATCCAAATAGTTTTGGTCAGACAGCAGTAGTTGTGGGAACCCCTAAAATCG AACCATCGAAAAAGCCAAATAATCTTACCATCCATTGGAATCTTCAAAACGACCTCGAACTAACATGGGGTCATCCTAATGAAACCAGCGGACTAATCACGTTCTTTAATATCTCAGTTCTTTACCACaattctacaaaaaataatcttCATGATAGTTTTCCTGTTACTAATTACAAGCCTTTCTACGAATATAAA ATAGAAGAAAAacgtttattaaaatcgactccaTTCAGGATTAGAATTGAAGCATTTAATGGTTACAATGGCGAAGAATTAGTTAAGAATGACACGAGCCCTCCTGCTCTTCCTTTGTTCTCCACCGAACCAAAAATTTCCACTTCAAATGATACAATAACGATAGAGATCTCGCCAATCAAAAGTACCAATAGAGAcgatacaaataaatatgaattatttttatttttattggatGAAAACTTCAACAACCATGACAATGTAAAATCGTTAACACGATTACAAGAGAACCACCACGTAAACTTATCCAAATTCAAGATTTTATACCAATGTCAACTAAAAAGTCCTGTGCACTTTAAAATTGGTCAAGATAATTATACGATAAATGATTGTAATAGGAGCTCGAGTTCATCTTTAAAACAAGCAACCACTTATAACGTCACAATCTTATTAACCAACactattgaaaataaaagcaGCTACAAGCTGTACTCTTATCAGGTTCATACTTTGGGCGAACCCGTCGACGTGCCACAAGATTTAAGTTTACTGGCTCTGTTATCGCTGTTACTTATTATACCCATCGCAATAATTCTTTTCAT CAAAAGAGGGCCACTGATAGAGAATTACAATTCCTTGAAGACAAGCATGTGCCAACGTACTTGTC TTGAAACGAGCACTCCAGATGAACAAACTCCTCTGAAAAATATAGCTccacaaaatacaaaattgtaTTCCAAAAAAGTCAAAGTAGCAGAGTTGGAACAATACGTGACGGAGTCCCTCAACAATGGTGAACTAGAACGTCAGCATGCG TTGTTCCCTCGAGGACAGACCAAACCATGGGAACGAGGAGCCTTGAAAGAGAACAAGTCCAAAAATCGCTACACCAATCTCATGGCTT ATGACCATACTAGAGTGGTACTTCAATGGATCAACGGTAACAAAAACTCTGACTACATCAATGCTAATTACATCGAC GGTTACAACGTTCGAAAAGCTTACATAGCGACTCAGGGTCCAAAAATATCAACAGTTCACGATTTCTGGAGAATGATTTGGCAGGAAAACGTGCTACACGTGGCCATGTTGGCGAACATCTACGAAGGTAAAAAG aaaaaagttgaaaagtACTGGCCCGATCAAAACGAGAGCTTATCATTTGGGGACATAACAGTGTATCACATGTCCGGACAAGTATTCGCCGACTACGAACAAAGAACCTTCAAAGTGTGTTTCAACAACCAAACTAGAAAGCTCCAGCAGTACCACTTCTCGTCGTGGCCGGACCACGGTGTGCCTCTCTACTCCCAAAGCCTCGTACCCTTCTTGCAAAAAATCCAACAAATCCCCTTAGATTCCAAATCACCGGTCGTCGTCCACTGCAGCGCGGGAGTCGGCAGAACCGGTACCATCCTCTTGTGCGACATCTGCCTGAGAATGGCCGCAAAAGAGGACGCCGTCGACATGCTAAGAACCCTCCAGCAACTCCGAGACCAAAGAGCCAACATGGTCGACAACATCCAACAGTACAAACTCGCCCATCTGGTCATTTTGGAATGCTTGGTCGGTAAGCAGACCGGAATCCCGTGCAGCGAAATCGAGACAGAAGTGAAGAAGTTGCTGTCGGGCGACAGAATCAGCCAACAGATGCGCTACCTGAAGGATACGGCCTGGCAGGATAAAACCATGAAATCTGTAGCCTCCAACGACGCGTTCGTCGTGGTCCAAGAGAAAAACCGCTTCCAGAACATCGTCCCAG AAATTCAAGGTTGCATGTTTTTGTCACGTTACCCCATCCACGACGACACCTCCACCTACATCAACGCCGTCAGAGTGGACGGTTTCCGCTGTCCCGGCAGGTTCATAGTCACGCAACAACCCATGCCCAACACGCTGGGCGACTTTTGGAGGCTCGTCCACGAGAAGGAGACCACAGTGATAGTGTCCCTCAACCCGGTCAACCCGAAAAACAAAACCTCGTGCCTGTTTTGGCCCACAGAAAAGCAACCAGAACTGACCCCCGTTGACTACATCACACTCAAGCACGCCACCACCTTGTCCTTGGATTCCTACAACTTGACGACCATACGCATGCACATCAATGCCTCAGAA GAGTACACCGTCGTCCAAATTATCTCGATGAAGGACTGGCCGGCCAAGAAAAACTGCCCGAAGAAAATCGAAGATTTTCTCACGTTCTGCGAAGAATCTTACGTCATATCAAGACAATCTAGTTCTGTTGTGGTGACTTGCTT CGATGGAGTGCTGGCTTCTGGCGTCTACGTTGCCATGTCTTTCGTCATCGAAAAAATGAAGCTTGAACAAATATGCGACGTGTGTCAAGCGGTCAGAACTGTAAGGCACAACCGCAACGAATTCGTACAAAATGAAGAACAATTCGCTTTCTTGTACAAAGCTGCGGAGGCTTACATCACCGGATTTCAGTTTTACGCTAATTTTAGTTGA
- the LOC138122808 gene encoding receptor-type tyrosine-protein phosphatase mu-like isoform X8, whose translation MCSNCKITLTLSEANNESNILKEETYSSQETWKEIKLFVDNVQTNSTLFISTIANNQRDVFWNIEPHIRECNNTEHRMIKSRRKLKCQLISNKDDDVISLDDDAKPTVLENNCADDAVTRHCIPCPLFLNQTCGQLKVCEKDGTELKCSCSAGWKYPTCGSKCDSGSYGMNCKKRCGHCSRHSCDFDNGKCEPCSDNYVGAKCDMPPGQVFSEPPVVSDIKYSEAKVKVENFELLNKKHTDSPDSYYVEYRKAEGNSEWMASDQRNPFNKSAIIKLQYLEPNTKYIVRGIIITINDKIFIDEQLPHAAFTTKCYEIKDEDFFSNSYNTSIKVTFKSKTLTQFCNFTISLIRTSHAKESSHPKPIRYNIQQQNTIIPLRLENDSFCFKDLIPDTNYKIIVQKNKTKLDRAIRTTEGVPGAIGSLTITDIRDSSVRVKWKSPENFNGQFEKYVVTYQLVSHKSCKTSNGKTFPIKQLSTKETNVTVSDLVPYAAYSFSVSAWNGKVGGPPVTVIQNTFASETISDGEIPELKWKVEARSVKLHYSSMDCSIMRGPLQIRIKKSCSNEWCDNSVEQETECDFENTSCLVHVLPYSDYIFKIKFCRNGTCAKTLRSKPFQTLSEPPYRVRELTIFSKNESSISIRWMPPYPPTGKLDLYKVTYEEVDNNNNKGEMETFKDLPCTLWPEYQCFTLSQLEKIKKYSIKVQAKNEHPNSFGQTAVVVGTPKIEPSKKPNNLTIHWNLQNDLELTWGHPNETSGLITFFNISVLYHNSTKNNLHDSFPVTNYKPFYEYKIEEKRLLKSTPFRIRIEAFNGYNGEELVKNDTSPPALPLFSTEPKISTSNDTITIEISPIKSTNRDDTNKYELFLFLLDENFNNHDNVKSLTRLQENHHVNLSKFKILYQCQLKSPVHFKIGQDNYTINDCNRSSSSSLKQATTYNVTILLTNTIENKSSYKLYSYQVHTLGEPVDVPQDLSLLALLSLLLIIPIAIILFIKRGPLIENYNSLKTSMCQRTCLETSTPDEQTPLKNIAPQNTKLYSKKVKVAELEQYVTESLNNGELERQHALFPRGQTKPWERGALKENKSKNRYTNLMAYDHTRVVLQWINGNKNSDYINANYIDGYNVRKAYIATQGPKISTVHDFWRMIWQENVLHVAMLANIYEGKKKKVEKYWPDQNESLSFGDITVYHMSGQVFADYEQRTFKVCFNNQTRKLQQYHFSSWPDHGVPLYSQSLVPFLQKIQQIPLDSKSPVVVHCSAGVGRTGTILLCDICLRMAAKEDAVDMLRTLQQLRDQRANMVDNIQQYKLAHLVILECLVGKQTGIPCSEIETEVKKLLSGDRISQQMRYLKDTAWQDKTMKSVASNDAFVVVQEKNRFQNIVPEIQGCMFLSRYPIHDDTSTYINAVRVDGFRCPGRFIVTQQPMPNTLGDFWRLVHEKETTVIVSLNPVNPKNKTSCLFWPTEKQPELTPVDYITLKHATTLSLDSYNLTTIRMHINASEEYTVVQIISMKDWPAKKNCPKKIEDFLTFCEESYVISRQSSSVVVTCFDGVLASGVYVAMSFVIEKMKLEQICDVCQAVRTVRHNRNEFVQNEEQFAFLYKAAEAYITGFQFYANFS comes from the exons ATGTGTTCCAATTGCAAGATAACATTAACACTAAGTGAAGCAAATAATGaaagtaatattttaaaagagGAAACGTACTCATCTCAG GAAACGTGGAAAGAAATTAAGCTGTTTGTGGATAACGTGCAGACCAATTCGACTCTCTTTATTTCTACAATAGCCAATAATCAAAGGGATGTATTTTGGAATATCGAACCACATATTAGGGAATGTAATAATACTG AGCATCGCATGATCAAATCaagacgaaaattaaaatgtcaactTATTTCTAACAAAGACGACGATGTTATTTCATTAGACGATGACGCAAAACCGACCG ttttagaaaataactgCGCTGACGACGCTGTCACCAGACATTGCATTCCTTGTCCATTATTTCTAAATCAAACATGTGGTCAGCTCAAAGTTTGCGAAAAAGATGGAACAGAACTCAAATGTTCGTGTTCAGCCGGATGGAAATATCCAACTTGTGGCTCTA AATGTGATTCGGGATCTTATGGCatgaattgtaaaaaaaggTGCGGGCATTGTTCCAGACACTCCTGTGATTTCGACAACGGAAAATGTGAGCCGTGTTCTGATAACTACGTTGGTGCTAAATGTGACATGC CACCGGGCCAAGTCTTCAGTGAACCTCCTGTTGTCAGCGATATCAAATACAGTGAAGCCAAAgtaaaagtagaaaatttcgaattgctcAATAAGAAACACACAGACTCACCAGATAGTTATTACGTAGAGTACAGA AAAGCTGAAGGAAATAGTGAGTGGATGGCTTCTGATCAACGCAATCCTTTTAATAAATCCGCAATTATTAAACTTCAATATTTAGAGCCAAATACGAAATACATCGTGAGGGGCATTATCATCACAATTaatgataaaatttttatcgacGAGCAATTACCCCACGCCGCATTTACAACGAAATGTTACG AGATCAAAGACgaggattttttttcgaattcgTACAACACCAGCATAAAAGTGACGTTCAAGTCCAAG ACTTTGacacaattttgtaattttaccaTCAGTTTAATTCGCACATCGCACGCAAAAGAATCATCTCATCCGAAACCGATAAGATACAACatacaacaacaaaatacaataattCCACTACGATTAGAAAATgatagtttttgttttaaagatTTAATACCTGacacaaattataaaattattgtccaaaaaaataaaacaaaacttgaCAGAGCTATACGGACAACTGAAGGAG TTCCAGGTGCAATAGGATCTCTTACAATAACAGACATACGAGATTCGAGTGTCCGTGTAAAATGGAAATCACCGGAAAATTTCAACGGTCAATTTGAGAAATATGTTGTTACATATCAG CTTGTGTCGCATAAAAGCTGTAAAACTTCAAATGGTAAAACCTTTCCAATAAAGCAACTGAGCACGAAAGAGACGAATGTCACAGTATCTGATTTGGTTCCATATGCAGCATATTCATTTTCGGTCTCAGCTTGGAACGGAAAGGTTGGAGGACCTCCAGTGACCGTAATTCAAAACACATTTGCGTCAG AAACAATATCTGATGGTGAAATTCCTgaattaaaatggaaagtCGAGGCTCGTTCTGTAAAACTGCATTATTCTTCGATGGACTGTAGCATTATGAGAGGTCCTTTACAAATCAGAATCAAAAAGAGCTGTTCCAATGAATGGTGTGACAATTCTGTTGAGCAAGAGACAGAATGCGATTTTGAAAACACATCCTGTTTAGTTCATGTTTTGCCTTATTCGGactatattttcaaaattaaattttgtcgaAACGGCACTTGTGCAAAAACTCTGAGATCAAAACCGTTTCAAACCTTGTCAGAACCTCCATATCGCGTAAGAGAACtaactattttttcaaaaaatgaaagttCCATATCAATTCGATGGATGCCACCGTATCCTCCAACGGGGAAGTTGGACCTTTATAAAGTTACTTATGAAGAagtagataataataataataaaggaGAAATGGAAACTTTCAAAGATTTACCTTGCACACTTTGGCCAGAATATCAATGCTTTACACTAAGtcagttggaaaaaattaagaaatattcTATAAAA GTTCAAGCTAAAAATGAACATCCAAATAGTTTTGGTCAGACAGCAGTAGTTGTGGGAACCCCTAAAATCG AACCATCGAAAAAGCCAAATAATCTTACCATCCATTGGAATCTTCAAAACGACCTCGAACTAACATGGGGTCATCCTAATGAAACCAGCGGACTAATCACGTTCTTTAATATCTCAGTTCTTTACCACaattctacaaaaaataatcttCATGATAGTTTTCCTGTTACTAATTACAAGCCTTTCTACGAATATAAA ATAGAAGAAAAacgtttattaaaatcgactccaTTCAGGATTAGAATTGAAGCATTTAATGGTTACAATGGCGAAGAATTAGTTAAGAATGACACGAGCCCTCCTGCTCTTCCTTTGTTCTCCACCGAACCAAAAATTTCCACTTCAAATGATACAATAACGATAGAGATCTCGCCAATCAAAAGTACCAATAGAGAcgatacaaataaatatgaattatttttatttttattggatGAAAACTTCAACAACCATGACAATGTAAAATCGTTAACACGATTACAAGAGAACCACCACGTAAACTTATCCAAATTCAAGATTTTATACCAATGTCAACTAAAAAGTCCTGTGCACTTTAAAATTGGTCAAGATAATTATACGATAAATGATTGTAATAGGAGCTCGAGTTCATCTTTAAAACAAGCAACCACTTATAACGTCACAATCTTATTAACCAACactattgaaaataaaagcaGCTACAAGCTGTACTCTTATCAGGTTCATACTTTGGGCGAACCCGTCGACGTGCCACAAGATTTAAGTTTACTGGCTCTGTTATCGCTGTTACTTATTATACCCATCGCAATAATTCTTTTCAT CAAAAGAGGGCCACTGATAGAGAATTACAATTCCTTGAAGACAAGCATGTGCCAACGTACTTGTC TTGAAACGAGCACTCCAGATGAACAAACTCCTCTGAAAAATATAGCTccacaaaatacaaaattgtaTTCCAAAAAAGTCAAAGTAGCAGAGTTGGAACAATACGTGACGGAGTCCCTCAACAATGGTGAACTAGAACGTCAGCATGCG TTGTTCCCTCGAGGACAGACCAAACCATGGGAACGAGGAGCCTTGAAAGAGAACAAGTCCAAAAATCGCTACACCAATCTCATGGCTT ATGACCATACTAGAGTGGTACTTCAATGGATCAACGGTAACAAAAACTCTGACTACATCAATGCTAATTACATCGAC GGTTACAACGTTCGAAAAGCTTACATAGCGACTCAGGGTCCAAAAATATCAACAGTTCACGATTTCTGGAGAATGATTTGGCAGGAAAACGTGCTACACGTGGCCATGTTGGCGAACATCTACGAAGGTAAAAAG aaaaaagttgaaaagtACTGGCCCGATCAAAACGAGAGCTTATCATTTGGGGACATAACAGTGTATCACATGTCCGGACAAGTATTCGCCGACTACGAACAAAGAACCTTCAAAGTGTGTTTCAACAACCAAACTAGAAAGCTCCAGCAGTACCACTTCTCGTCGTGGCCGGACCACGGTGTGCCTCTCTACTCCCAAAGCCTCGTACCCTTCTTGCAAAAAATCCAACAAATCCCCTTAGATTCCAAATCACCGGTCGTCGTCCACTGCAGCGCGGGAGTCGGCAGAACCGGTACCATCCTCTTGTGCGACATCTGCCTGAGAATGGCCGCAAAAGAGGACGCCGTCGACATGCTAAGAACCCTCCAGCAACTCCGAGACCAAAGAGCCAACATGGTCGACAACATCCAACAGTACAAACTCGCCCATCTGGTCATTTTGGAATGCTTGGTCGGTAAGCAGACCGGAATCCCGTGCAGCGAAATCGAGACAGAAGTGAAGAAGTTGCTGTCGGGCGACAGAATCAGCCAACAGATGCGCTACCTGAAGGATACGGCCTGGCAGGATAAAACCATGAAATCTGTAGCCTCCAACGACGCGTTCGTCGTGGTCCAAGAGAAAAACCGCTTCCAGAACATCGTCCCAG AAATTCAAGGTTGCATGTTTTTGTCACGTTACCCCATCCACGACGACACCTCCACCTACATCAACGCCGTCAGAGTGGACGGTTTCCGCTGTCCCGGCAGGTTCATAGTCACGCAACAACCCATGCCCAACACGCTGGGCGACTTTTGGAGGCTCGTCCACGAGAAGGAGACCACAGTGATAGTGTCCCTCAACCCGGTCAACCCGAAAAACAAAACCTCGTGCCTGTTTTGGCCCACAGAAAAGCAACCAGAACTGACCCCCGTTGACTACATCACACTCAAGCACGCCACCACCTTGTCCTTGGATTCCTACAACTTGACGACCATACGCATGCACATCAATGCCTCAGAA GAGTACACCGTCGTCCAAATTATCTCGATGAAGGACTGGCCGGCCAAGAAAAACTGCCCGAAGAAAATCGAAGATTTTCTCACGTTCTGCGAAGAATCTTACGTCATATCAAGACAATCTAGTTCTGTTGTGGTGACTTGCTT CGATGGAGTGCTGGCTTCTGGCGTCTACGTTGCCATGTCTTTCGTCATCGAAAAAATGAAGCTTGAACAAATATGCGACGTGTGTCAAGCGGTCAGAACTGTAAGGCACAACCGCAACGAATTCGTACAAAATGAAGAACAATTCGCTTTCTTGTACAAAGCTGCGGAGGCTTACATCACCGGATTTCAGTTTTACGCTAATTTTAGTTGA